AGAGGTTGGCTCTCTCGACACATTGTCGCAGCCCACGATAGCCTCGGCGGCGGTAAGAAATTTCTCCAGTTGCATGGTGACGTTGTTATGGATGCAAAGTTGAAGAGATCAAGTTGAAAAAGCCACCAGCTTCTGTGTTGGGTGAAGGATTCAACAGGTACATATTGAATCCAAAAGCATGGAGTTCTAGGTTCTCGGAACCTCGGACAGGTCCATGTTCTCCATCTTTGGTCATGCGTCCCCTTCCATCACGACGCTGGCATCCATGGAAATCATCATGGGATGTGGAACGTGGCCGCTCCGAAAGACAATCTCCATGAGGTCGCCATCGAGAAGCCTGTGACGTCGGAAACTTGATAACAAATTGCTGGTGTTTTGATTCGCGGGATTGGGAATAAAGGCTCAGAGGCTGGGGTAAGGTGTGGAGAATCGAAGCTGTTTGGAACCTAGCTTGTAGATCGCGGGGGAGGGCCGTCTCACAAACTAATCGGAATCACGGAATTTCGGAATACAGTGGGGCTTGATTTCCGAGCTGTTTGGAAATGCGCCTGGGTCAAATGATGATCCCCACAGCCACAGCGAGTTGATATCAACCCAAGTTATTCAAACAGAGAGGCTCGTGTCGATGCATATATTGATGACCAAAGACCTCAAGGCACCTAAGGTATGCTTCATTCATCATTCATCatcgtttttctttcttgctGACTGTTGCTATTAtgctccccccaccacctaACCCCAACGGCCCAAATGGGTTCTTTGGGCTGCATTCATCATGGTCCAGCGTCAGGTCTCCCTTTGAGCACGGCATCGTGGGACGCTTCGAGGGTGAGGTGACCGATCTAGTGGTGTTCGGCGAGATCCCCAAGGAGCTCAACGGAACCTTCTGTAAGTTGCCCAGTGTTTGCTGTCTCTTTCTGTCAAAGAAACACACGCTGACGAGAGTACTCATACAGACCGCATTATGGTTGATCCATTTTACCCCCTCCAAGAAGGCAATGCACCTATAGAAGGTGACGGGAACGTATGTGCCCTGCGCATCAAAGATGGCCGGGTCGATCTAAAGATCCGCTACGTCGACACTGAACGCCTCGTAAGTCCAGTTGCATACCTACTCTCTGTTCGCTCCGTGGTCAGTTGGCTGACGTGTAGCATTCACACAGAGGCTGGAGCGTCAAGCCAACAAGCGCTTATTCGGATTGTATCGCAATCCTTTCACACATCATCCCTGTGTCCGCGCAGCTGTGGACAGcaccgccaacaccaacctcgtctACTGGGCTGGAAAGCTTCTCGCCCTCAAAGAATCCGCGCAGCCCTATCAAGTCCACCCCGACACGCTCGAAACAATCACCTACGaccccttcaactccccAGGCTTGACATTCTCTGCCCATCCCAAGGTTGACCCGTATACAAGAGAGCTAGTTGTGTTCGGTTACGAAGCGAAGGGCCTCGGCACAGACGACGTCGTCATCTACGCCCTCGACGAGCAAGGAGCAATTCACGATGAGCAGTGGATCAAGAGCCCGTGGCCCGCATTCATCCACGACTGTGCTCTCACCGCCAACTTCATCATCCTGGTTCTGTGGCCCTACAAAACTGACGTAGACCACATGAAGAAGGGTGGTCAGCACTGGATCTACAGCAAGGACCTCCCAGCAACATTCGTCGTTGTCCCTCGACACCCCAACGACCTTCCTGCTGGATGGAAGACGGGAGAGACCAGAGTCTACCACTCGGATCATGCCGTCCTTCTTCACACAGCCGGGTCGTGGGAGGAAACAGCCGAGAACGGTGACGTGAGGCTCTATTTTGAGAGCTCGCGGATCCGCTATAACCTTTTTCCTGTCTTTGGCCCGCCAACTGACAAGCCATTTGGAGACTTCCAGGCTGATTACGTCAGGTGGGAGATCGAcctcaccaaaccaaccaacactcGCGTTGTTGACCCTGCTGTGATCTTGAATATGCCTGGAGAAATGGCCAGGGTTGATGAGCGCTTCTTGACAAAGCCATACGACAAGCTTTTCTGTCCTGTTATCCCCCCAGGGAAGCAGAAACCTATCCCGCCAATTCTGCCTATCGGTCTGCATGCATACGTTATGCTTGACAAGCCCAGTGGGAAGGTTGATATGTTTGATCCTGGCCAGGGGTGCACAGTGGAGGAGCCAATCTTTGTGCCCAAGACAAAGGATGCACcggagggtgatggttgggtgCTGGGGATGATTCAGAGGATGGATGTCAACAGGAGtgatttggtggtgttggataCAAGGGACTTTGGGAACccggtggcggtggttcAGTTGCCCTTCAGGATAAAGGGGCAGATTCATGGCAACTGGGTTGATGCGTTGCCGGCTGAGAAGAGCATGACAAGAATTCTGGAACCGGTTGAGAAGATTATGGGGAAGGGAGCTTTGTAGAATCAGTAAACGGTAAATATCGAGCTACGTAGGTACCGTCCAGTATCATGTGTTTGACTTGTATCGGCCAGGTGTCGATCACTGCCTCGGAACAGAGCTCAGCCCTCCAGGTTCTCTTGGTGTGAACACGGCGTTGAACGTCCCAGCCTTCAAGATCAAGTTGTCCTTCGACTCCGAGTAGATCCTCTTTCCGTCCTCACCCGGCGCAGAGTTCCAGGTGTAGCTGTAGACGGTGTAGGCCAATACAAGTCGAACAACGGCCATGCCCATTCTCTTTCCAACACAATTGTTtggcccaaccaaccacGGAATGAACGCCTCACGGTCCTTTACAAACTTTGCTTGATCCAACCATCTCTCCGGTTTGAACTCTTCAGGCGCCAGGTAAAACTCTTCGCTTCGATGAAGCGCGTATCCCGGCACTCGAACAGCTACACCGCCTGGAATGTGAATGCCGTCCACGGTGATCCCCTCAGGTGGTGTAAGTCTCGGTCCGTTATTGGCCACGGGGTTGTCTAGCCTCATCGTCTGCAGCGCTTGTGTTAGTGCAAAGGTAACAGAGGGACCAGCCGGTCACCAGCAAGCCAGACGGGACTGTGTGGACACACCTCATTAATAAGTGCATCCAGAAGCGGGATCTTGGAGAGGTCTCGGTCTGTGAATTCCTCTGGGATAGTCTCGCCGTAGACCTTCTTGATGTGGGAATGAAGGAGATCCTGATAGACTCGATGGCGGGCGAGGTGGTAGAAGAGATATGAAAGCACCACGCCGATGGTGTCACTGAGCAGAGGTTAGTTGACTGGAAAGAACGATATGAGGCTGAGAGAAACTTACGTAGCCCCAATCAAGACCAAAGCCGAGTCTGAATAAAAGATATTCTTGTTGAAAAAGGCAATCGGCTTCTCTGATCTCATGTCATCCAAAAAGTGCTGCAGGATGTCCCCTTTGTTGCTGTCTTCTTCCTGTTGTCACGCACTTTTGTCAGTAACGCCAGTCGAAGATCAATCACTGCCAAGACAAACTCACCGCAGCCCTCCGATCAGCCATCTCCATTGTCAACCGATCAAACTCCGCCGACTCCTTTCCCAAGTTCAGATCCTTAGCAATGCTCAACGGCCAGCAAAGCTCCCCCGTTCGTCCAAACTGCCCAAACAAGCTCTCCAGCAAATGCAGCATCCtgttctcctccccagcttcaATACTCCTAAACTCATAGCTGAACCCAACCTTGCCCATGTGATCAAACGGGATCAGCAGCGAGAACAACGAAGTATTGATCGGTTGACCGTTCAAGCTCGCAATCTTGTTCAACCATCGATGACAGACTTCTCGTGTTTTGGGCTCGTGGATCGCGAGGGCTATTTCATGTCAGTCCCACATCCTGCCACCGACACCAAGAGACTTACCCTTGGTGGTAAACGCCCTCTCCCAAATCTTCCTTCTCGGCCCATGCTCCTCCCTGGTAAGCACAGAGTTGAGATTATGCGCCCCCTTGAAGTGAATCACATCGTATATGCCCGCGTTCAACTTGCGGCATCCGCTGTCTCTGGCATGAATCTTTTGTATCCCCTCTACACTCAACATAAACACCTCGTTGGGTGCGATGCGCACAAAGTTGCCATATTTTTTGAAGAGTTTTGTTTGCTCGAGGTGCATTTGACCATTGCGCGCGGTGTATGGACCGTATAGCTTTGTTATTTTTGCGAGAAACGGGCCTGGTATGTgtcggagggggtggaagaagagccGGTAGGTGATTATGCTCGTGAATAGGGTGGTCAGGTACGAGAGGGCAATGGCTGTGGAGGTGATAAGACCGGGGAAAACGCCGAGCTGAGTGATTGAGTAGGCTGTTAGGCATaggaaggtggtgaagtGGACGAGAAAAATGCGCAGTGCCGAGGTATCGTGAAAGCCGCGGATAAAGTAGAGGGTGTGGGAGAGAAAGCCAGTGGCAGAAGCCAGCAGGCAAGGGATGATAAGGTCGAGCTTGTCAGGTGTTGGGAAGAGGGGTCGTTGAACGAGGTGATCCATGATCACGGCTGTTTGTGGAGAGGACAACAGGTGTGAAGACTCAGGTAGAACATGGCAGTGAGGCATGTGTGTGTGACCGCGGACTCATATGTGTTTTCGAAAGCCATCACGCTGGAACGGAGCGGCGTTTGGCACGCTCGGCTTTACTGTGTCATCCCCGATGATCGATCTTGCAGATTGGAAATACAGGTTCCACCTGCATGTTGCTGAGGTGAGCGTTGCGTCTGGCGAGCTTGGTTCTATTGTCAGCAAGTGCGTGATTGGCCATGTTCTGTTGATGGATGTCATCTCGAAGGTGAGGTGGCATCGAACTGTGGGGGGTGGACAGCAAGGCCCTGTTATCCTGGCAGATCAACACATCAACTCTGGCAGTTTCATGCAAGTTCGGATAGATGAAGAAGCCACACCTCTTCAACAATCAGCATGTGATAACCCCAAAGATAGTTTGGTTCAAAGGTGCTGCATCTGGTTCACTGGGCTCGGATCTGTCAAAGCTAACCTCAGGTCTGACCGGCGAAAGACTGTGGACTCGTCCTCGAGATCAACTAGAAATTTTGGTTGGAATCACAGTAGCAGGCATA
The sequence above is a segment of the Podospora pseudoanserina strain CBS 124.78 chromosome 5, whole genome shotgun sequence genome. Coding sequences within it:
- a CDS encoding hypothetical protein (EggNog:ENOG503NXPU; COG:Q); translated protein: MLPPPPNPNGPNGFFGLHSSWSSVRSPFEHGIVGRFEGEVTDLVVFGEIPKELNGTFYRIMVDPFYPLQEGNAPIEGDGNVCALRIKDGRVDLKIRYVDTERLRLERQANKRLFGLYRNPFTHHPCVRAAVDSTANTNLVYWAGKLLALKESAQPYQVHPDTLETITYDPFNSPGLTFSAHPKVDPYTRELVVFGYEAKGLGTDDVVIYALDEQGAIHDEQWIKSPWPAFIHDCALTANFIILVLWPYKTDVDHMKKGGQHWIYSKDLPATFVVVPRHPNDLPAGWKTGETRVYHSDHAVLLHTAGSWEETAENGDVRLYFESSRIRYNLFPVFGPPTDKPFGDFQADYVRWEIDLTKPTNTRVVDPAVILNMPGEMARVDERFLTKPYDKLFCPVIPPGKQKPIPPILPIGLHAYVMLDKPSGKVDMFDPGQGCTVEEPIFVPKTKDAPEGDGWVLGMIQRMDVNRSDLVVLDTRDFGNPVAVVQLPFRIKGQIHGNWVDALPAEKSMTRILEPVEKIMGKGAL
- a CDS encoding hypothetical protein (EggNog:ENOG503NWCS; COG:Q) encodes the protein MPHCHVLPESSHLLSSPQTAVIMDHLVQRPLFPTPDKLDLIIPCLLASATGFLSHTLYFIRGFHDTSALRIFLVHFTTFLCLTAYSITQLGVFPGLITSTAIALSYLTTLFTSIITYRLFFHPLRHIPGPFLAKITKLYGPYTARNGQMHLEQTKLFKKYGNFVRIAPNEVFMLSVEGIQKIHARDSGCRKLNAGIYDVIHFKGAHNLNSVLTREEHGPRRKIWERAFTTKALAIHEPKTREVCHRWLNKIASLNGQPINTSLFSLLIPFDHMGKVGFSYEFRSIEAGEENRMLHLLESLFGQFGRTGELCWPLSIAKDLNLGKESAEFDRLTMEMADRRAAEEDSNKGDILQHFLDDMRSEKPIAFFNKNIFYSDSALVLIGATDTIGVVLSYLFYHLARHRVYQDLLHSHIKKVYGETIPEEFTDRDLSKIPLLDALINETMRLDNPVANNGPRLTPPEGITVDGIHIPGGVAVRVPGYALHRSEEFYLAPEEFKPERWLDQAKFVKDREAFIPWLVGPNNCVGKRMGMAVVRLVLAYTVYSYTWNSAPGEDGKRIYSESKDNLILKAGTFNAVFTPREPGGLSSVPRQ